Below is a genomic region from Littorina saxatilis isolate snail1 unplaced genomic scaffold, US_GU_Lsax_2.0 scaffold_1904, whole genome shotgun sequence.
gttgctggatttttgtatccaccgctttcatcaccgcgtgttctagctatagctgcgttagacttattttggtaataaagctttgctaaaactaaccatggctacagggggatctcctacgaggagaataactttcgagactcctgggagcgagcaaccgactgagcgagacgcacgcgttagagcccgaagcgttctaaaacgcttagaagtagaacggaaggaagaatttgagcgactgacaagaaaagaagaacgtgaccgacaggacaagaaggacgaacttgacagacaagaaagggaacgacaggcagaacgacaggctgaacgagacagacaggaaaggaaagaagaacgtgacagacaggaaaagaaagacgaacttgacagacaagaaagggaacgacaggcagaacgagacagacaggaaaggaaagacgaacttgacagacaagaaagagaacgagacagacaagaaaagaaagacgagcttgagagacaggaacgacaggccgagcgtgacagacaggaacggaaagagaaagagcaggcggatcgcgatctccagctagagctagctaggctacaggccgagaagggtacgcttactcaggctagcgcgccgacgtttgttgccgaccgtacgagactgccgacgttcgacgatgacaaggacgagctcgacgattttttacgccggtttgagcgcattgcatctgaccagaagtgggaagaggccacgtgggctagccgccttagcacctgcttaaaaggacgcgcattacAGCTCTACaatgctttggatgacgacgaggcgagagactatcaggcacttaagaaggcgttactccagcgctttaacctgactgctgaagcctacagacgacgtctgcgtaacagcaagagactgagcggcgagctgagtcatcagtttgtggcacgccttaatctctacctgcggcgctgggtggagatggccgaaaaggactggaccgtcaacgaccttgccgacctcattgtcatggaacaactgatgtccagcctgcgacctgaggtggtgaccttcgtgcaggaacaccagccaaagactactcaggaggcagccgactggatcagagtgcacgaggacgcccaggcgatctccgccaaatcttcaggctcacggccaggaaaatcgggaaattcgggttcttcaggacccaaggacgggaaggacgatcagggacacaagggatcgagttccagatctgacatccagtgttactactgcaacaagcggggccacgtgaagaaggactgccacaggagacaggctgaccagaagggcgttcactttgttggcagtgaggagttaagggacgtcacgagctcatgcaccattccacaactctgcgttccgtgctccaggaaacatttccagccccactgcaacgtctacgttaacggagtgaagggcgaaggtctgcgggacacaggggcagacatgatagtggttcgggcgagtctagttccagctatggcctacacaggagacagcatcagggtgagaatggccgaggcatctcacgctcacgacttgaacacggcagtgatcaaggtcgtaaccccgttgttcacggggaccattgtggccgtcgtcatggacgatcctccatgcgacctgctcattggaaaccgggtccagtttgtggacggcgtcaccagggaggttcccgtttatcgggctcccgacgtcatttcagtgctcacgcgggcacaggcggagcgagaggacaaacctctcaaacccctacctgctgcacgagctgccctggggaacgtgacccccgcgcttctcgcgaaggctcaggattctgacccgaccttagctactcctcgggagcatgcgaagtcggggaaggtgaagctgagcgggaagcatgggaggtcaaggttcctcagggacaagaagttgctctaccgtgagttcagcaaccaagaaggtacattcaaacaggttgtcgtgcctcgcgagtttcgcgagggtgtcatggcaacggcacacgactcgattctgggaggtcatcttggtaccaagaagaccacggatcgtgtctggcgccacttttactggccaggcatctgcacggatgtccgacgtttctgtgcgtcctgcgataagtgccagaaggtggttgccaaaggaagggtgaggaaggtccccttggagaagatgccgctcatcgacgaaccctttcgtcgggtggcagtggacatcatcgggcccatcttgcctgcgtctgaggacggaaacagatacattttgaccatggtggactacgctactcgatacccagaggcgatccctctgaaatcgattgaagccacgcgagtagctgaggctctggttactatgtggtcccggctgggaattccatcagaggtactcaccgacagaggcacgcagttcacgggaggagtgatggcggaggcagcacgactgctatcactggagcagcacttcaccactccttaccatgctcagtgcaacggactggtggaaaggttcaatggcaccttgaagaccatgctgaggaaactagctcaggagaagccacgcacgtgggacaggtacatcccagcattgctttttgcataccgcgaggttcctcaggagagcttgggcttttccccatttgagttgttgtacggcagacaggtacgcggtcccatggctatcctgcgtcaggcttggacagacgaagaagctgacgaggaggtgcagacgacagcgacctacatcgtagaactcaggaacaggattgaagagacctgcaaactggctcaagagaacctgggaagagcagcacagcgttatgcgcgaggattcgaccgcaaggcacggccgcgcagcttcaagattggagaacgggtgttgctacttctacctgtcaaacacaacaagctacaactgcagtggcaaggaccttttgaggtgacagcgagggtgggccagaacgactacaggatcatgatgcacgggaaagcacgcctgtaccacgccaacctgctgcgcgcctacatagagaggacagcctacggggagaagaacaaagaccagaagaacaaagacaagaagacagagaaggttgcagtcatcaggggtgaaacgaggggttgctcgttcttgaggacgacctttctgtctggaaacagaccatcaacctctgcaatatcttcaggttgcaaggttggcaaacgccagacttatgcgctgggcgttgattctccaaccgtaccaattcacggtacgcgtcataccgggcgccaacaatgttggagctgactttctctctcgggctggagaggagaacatgactgtgagcgaaaccgaggtttcgtcttgaagaggggaggtgtgtcacgatcgggtgacagagaccaagaaagtgtcactcagtggagtgcctgttcttggtcgtgtatgatagaaagcgcctgtgcgtgatattgggttacagcagagtttgctgacggtgctctacgagcacggatgttttgtatcgcacgagttttacagtggaggtttctgctgtcatagctagggctgacggtttttcgctgacagcgcacacgggattttcacggattgagtttctcgtgtctttttctgcttgggaggcagaattgtgtatagctggactgggttttgggacaaggtcagtcacgtgtatttggctaggtggtctgtcagagactcaaggacggcacacttgacacccagcggcagaaggggaaggatcgtatacacagtttctagagtatgatggtttttcaccgagtattatattcggcactctaggggaacttccactagtttttcctttctccctgccacgtattttgctgaggacaagtcgtcaattttccttcgtcggcgatggctttcgcataaggattcgacaaggggttctggacggttttggtcactgttgacgaacagaggctggtccagggaggaagcggactttgcttccattgagagtacaatcataggcttttgaggtaataaatcattatttaacgctgttgatgagtctgtgttgtggaatgaaatactctctgttgttctttccaggttagcgcataatttactctctgtgacgctaaaatactaatctgtatatggtttttgcagatagggagagaaggacggaaaatgactgttttgttgttgtaaaaagtccattttgtgcaggcccacgtgctcgatgagatatttaaagatgacatgttttaaggtggtgggtgaggggtagctgacatgtttagtgcaccgatgctttctgtttgcagccttcgtttcgtttcgcttcgttcgcctcgcttcgttacgttcctgtaacatctgcacggctgactctggcgggaactgttgaggctacgctaaccaggagaccggctaaccaggagaccggctaaccagcggaccggctaaccggcagcggaccggctaaccagcgaaccgactaaccagcataccggctaagcagcagcagcagagataaagctaagtgcaccatgtcgtacgcaccccgttgaccaccgttgtcttttcgtatctatgatttcattggagtagtgacaacgtggggtgtgtgacacctgcacgaactagggcttttcggacagaacattctcatttaactatatttacacgggttcagcgtgttcctataattttctacatactactggcattttgtcagtgaacactggttttttacgtgttgagaacgtaaaaggaacatattttgagtgaaggctcgagggaggtggagagtttatacataaacaggcgtctgaaacttatacttttgttgactctatttaattgtatgactgcgagagtggatcgtggtgtggttagttaattagtagtaattaaccggttcataatcaccttgagtgatatattgaaacgtgacattcTCCTCTATCCTTAGATCTCTTTGTTGGTTTGATTGTAAACGCATATTTGCTTGGTTCCTCAGAACTGAGCAACGTAGCCCTGCACAAGCCAGCACATCAGCACAATGGGACCAGGTTCACAAACGTAGCTGGCCTGTCCGTTGACGGGATTCGGCTAACCTCGCTCGACTACTGCAGTCACACCTGGTGTCCCCCCACCCCGTCCTGCGGCTACGAGCCAAGGTGGTGGGTGGTGGATCTGCAAGGGTTTTACGTCATTCATGCTGTCGTTATCACCAATCGAGGGGATGGTTATGGTAAGTCAGTGCCCCAGCGAAACAGGCGCGTGTGGTTAAAAGGCTtatcaaaggggggggggggggggaggggggccttAAATCGTTTCATAAGCCACAAAGTTTGCGTTCAGGGCTGGTCAGCTTTGCAAAACGTCAAAGGGCGCATGTATCACTGCCGTTAAGAGTAAGAATAGGTCGATGTCAGATAATCCACTCATGTTGTGTAGGTTCAAGGATTACTTTCACCAAACGCGTTTGTGGGAATCTGTTCTTGTTTACGATCTTAAGTTTTTTTGGACCCATTGCAGGGTTTCGACTGTCCAACTTTGACCTGGAAACGTACTCAGAAAACCCTGTAGCTGTTCCCTCTGCGCAGCGGAACTTGTGTTTCCATCAGCAGTCGTCGGTGGGCGATGGCGCGACAGTGAGGTTCGACTGCTACCAGCCCTCCAGAGGGCGCTACGTCATGGTCAACAAAAGGACGTCAGAGGAACCGTTGCAGCTGTGTGAAGTGGAGGTCCTAACTGATCTGCAGGTCGcacgtaagtgtgtgtgtgtgtgtgtgtgtgtgtgtgtgtgtgtgtgtgtgtgtgtgtgtgtgtgtgtgtgtgtgtgtgcgttcccTTCTCTTAGGGAGTTAACCAAGCCGATAACTGTACGGAAAGCAATGGTAAACTGTCGGGGGATCGTACGAAGAAATAAAATCACTTATAGGAGGAGCGTATCAAAGGTGGTAGGGGAAGTGTATCAATAAAATTCCGAGTGTCCTAATTAATCGTCCAAATATAGAAAGATGGAAAGCTTTGAAATGATCATTGGTGGTTCAAAGCAAGTGTTTTAGATTAAAGAATATCCCCGGATAAATAAATCGAAGCACAATAactcacaccggtgacactatgacggttcccctacgctttgtgttcggtgccctgaccctttgtgttcggttcccactcggttcccacacgccaaaattcgcggacaagatcgaggtactgtcacccaaaacatccatttatggtagtattacgcaatgttgctctctgagaatggtcttgttagatctgtgagtgtttacactacatgcctaggtgctgttggattgaaggtttttgatattttagccgttattaggtagaatgccttccactttactgcaaaactgcataattcgtagcatcggcaagaaatatcctaccaaaaaatgcctgcttggaactgtcgttggtccagcaaaaagttcaacatgtctgtagcagacagcccaagtttcaagattgtagggccatccaaacagccgtaataataaaaacaacaaaagtagtcagtgaaattggctgtgttcggtccccccacacttttgtgacgtaggcgtgacgattcccataattcattgtgtcggtccccactttctgtgtcggaccccactttcgacctaatttctctgtgacggaccccacaaccagcctattttgtgtcggtccccacaccttcttggatttatgacttgccggttacttgtatcattgtattcattgaatctaattgtctcggagttatttttcagcaaaaaccggcaaggcagcaccttttgtgataccaagtaagtcagatgacatcagtatgtgtgtgtgtgtgtgtgtgtgtgtgtgtgtgtgtgtgtgtgtgtgtgtgtgtgtgtgtgtgtgtgtgtgagagagagagagagagagagagagagagagagagagagattgacacctttccagatcactccggttatgcgacactaccgcgagcgtcactaccgcgtgtcacactaccgcgagtacgacactaccgcgtgtaacactaccgcgtgtcacactaccgcgagtacgacactaccgcgagtataacactgccgcgtgtcacactaccgcgcgtaccacaaccgcgagtaccataaccgtagagagaacgcatgcaaacttacttcttgtgagtttgtgttctaactttgattggaatcaacccattctatatgtattctgatagtgtgttctgatcgttttgagttcttggttagcatgacaaacattgaattagtgttcagagaacagaccaggcctttttgttttatatttcaaggaaacatttcaacctttgccttcagccatggaagtcataaaatgacacgcggtaatgttatactcgcggtagtgtgacacgcggtagtgttatactcgcggtagtgtcgtactcgcggtagtgtcgtactcgcggtaagttgtgtttccgtacccgcgacagcggcagcgacaaaagaaaacgcgcgcaaacgcgtgacgtgtttccgtagactaagagtagatattgggaaggccagttcaagaaggtgtgggtggatcaacacataatttgctggtactgggaaccgtcccagagataaataatgttaggccaaaaaaaaaattgtctgtttagggtaacatgaccaaaaaaagtagggtcggtaggtaggtaaatttttttttttttttttttttttggtaaatgctatgttggctgaacattcacttcttatatttgatgaatacatgtttcaaaactaacgtataaataaaacagagagaaagggagagaaagaaacgccaaatgtctctttttagcatttttacctctttttttttttttttttttttgaaatcaaaaaaaagtttttgggtcggcgccaaatcgatagggtcggtcgggttaccctaaacagacaatttttttttttggccttatatattatttgtggcatcaactaataaagttagtctctctctctctctctctctctctctctctctctctctctctctctctctctctctctctctcacacacacacacacacacacacacacacacacacatactgatgtcatctgacttacttggtatcacaaaaggtgctgccttgccggtttttgctgaaaaataactccgagacaattagattcaatgaatacaatgatac
It encodes:
- the LOC138955383 gene encoding fucolectin-like (The sequence of the model RefSeq protein was modified relative to this genomic sequence to represent the inferred CDS: added 251 bases not found in genome assembly), translated to MELSNVALHKPAHQHNGTRFTNVAGLSVDGIRLTSLDYCSHTWCPPTPSCGYEPRWWVVDLQGFYVIHAVVITNRGDGYGFRLSNFDLETYSENPVAVPSAQRNLCFHQQSSVGDGATVRFDCYQPSRGRYVMVNKRTSEEPLQLCEVEVLADLQGAQAAGQLFLKATDEKAAGNVIWETTVGSAAQCGIKCAKEPGCTAFDLGPEIPGGVKARPCRLLIFGGLLQNTSFTIT